A part of Leptospira inadai serovar Lyme str. 10 genomic DNA contains:
- a CDS encoding TolC family protein codes for MKHRILYILVLFPIISLFSQSDLMKEAPVREIDFQTYLNEVLDNNYELASRKYNVDITKSEIDVARKFPNPNLVLGNQSADISSKHLPQQWYAGFQGTVELGGKRGARIDYQTAVADQSRAQFADFLLQLRADATITYVNTLAIMLVTKRKEESYKSLFQLAESNAIKLKFGDITELDVTQSQVEANLMKNDLISSESDLRAAALNMILFMCKKDRSRLFYPRGDLNIQPKEYDLEKLIAFAMENRPDVIAARYDKVSSRYNLKLTEANRVPNFNFEVANNFYTRSTNATGPSPSYYALTYFFGITMPLSNMYTGDLEMAKYRISKSEVDLEATKLKVEVQVKTAYLQYQLAKEQLKIYKSSILADAEKVFQGRMYNYKRGNTTLTDVLAAQRTLNSVYFAYYQDLRNYVTKVVELQRASGIWEISI; via the coding sequence ATGAAACATCGAATCCTTTACATACTGGTGCTTTTTCCGATAATCAGTCTATTTTCTCAATCGGATCTAATGAAAGAGGCCCCGGTTCGAGAAATCGATTTCCAAACGTATCTCAACGAAGTATTGGACAATAATTACGAACTAGCGTCTAGAAAATACAACGTTGATATAACCAAATCCGAAATCGACGTCGCGCGTAAATTTCCGAATCCGAATCTAGTATTGGGAAATCAATCCGCAGATATATCCTCTAAGCATTTACCGCAGCAATGGTACGCCGGCTTTCAAGGGACGGTTGAATTGGGAGGAAAGAGAGGGGCTCGCATCGATTATCAAACGGCAGTCGCCGATCAATCCCGGGCTCAATTCGCGGACTTTCTTCTTCAACTCAGAGCGGATGCTACGATAACGTACGTAAACACTCTCGCGATCATGTTGGTTACGAAGAGAAAGGAAGAATCGTATAAATCCCTTTTTCAACTGGCCGAATCGAATGCCATTAAATTGAAATTCGGCGACATCACCGAACTGGACGTGACGCAATCCCAGGTCGAAGCGAATTTAATGAAGAACGACCTGATCTCCTCCGAATCCGATCTGCGAGCAGCGGCTCTGAATATGATTCTTTTTATGTGTAAGAAGGATAGAAGTAGATTATTCTATCCCCGAGGAGACCTGAATATTCAACCGAAGGAATATGATCTTGAAAAGCTGATCGCCTTCGCTATGGAAAATAGGCCGGATGTAATCGCAGCTAGATACGATAAAGTCTCTTCCAGATATAATCTGAAATTAACGGAAGCGAATCGGGTTCCGAATTTTAATTTCGAGGTTGCAAACAATTTTTATACTAGGTCCACGAATGCAACCGGTCCGAGTCCCTCCTACTATGCCTTGACATATTTTTTCGGAATTACCATGCCGCTTTCGAATATGTACACCGGAGATTTGGAAATGGCGAAGTATCGGATAAGTAAATCCGAAGTGGACCTTGAAGCTACCAAGTTGAAAGTGGAAGTGCAGGTAAAGACGGCCTATTTGCAATACCAACTGGCTAAGGAACAGCTAAAGATATACAAAAGCAGTATCTTGGCCGACGCCGAAAAGGTTTTTCAGGGTAGAATGTACAACTATAAACGCGGAAATACGACACTCACGGACGTATTGGCGGCGCAACGAACATTGAATAGCGTTTACTTCGCTTATTATCAGGATCTCCGGAATTACGTTACGAAGGTGGTGGAGTTGCAGAGAGCATCCGGAATATGGGAAATCAGTATATGA
- a CDS encoding ATP-binding protein, whose product MKIRLKLTLLFTALFSTLLLMFALTVYASFSNNREEEYYKRLKSQAVTKAELLLEAKVPPEVLQLIYKSSPNSLFEEEIAIYDENLKLLYHDSVELDKVKETPSMFQDILERSEIKFYTNNLQAVGLLHIHDGKKYIITAAAIDGYGFAILQKLKYRLIIAYIVMVGLTLILGRLFAKQSLNPVSKLVGKVAEITATSLDSRIVVGKGKDEITELGLTFNEMLDRLEKSFKAQKEFISNISHELRTPLSAIVAELELSQNKRRTVEEYRKIIGLTLSDSKKLVRLISDLLDLAKTSYDPSAISFRRVRIDEVLLDARSELIAKNKHYNVDLVFSDDFEQSEALTISGNEYLIKLAFVNIMENGCKFSPDNRSQVFIKMGQENSLILEFKDCGIGIEKEDLPRVFNFFFRGGNGKYAEGNGIGLSLTQNIVLLHKGSIDIQSKPKEGTSVNLEFDLS is encoded by the coding sequence GTGAAAATTAGACTTAAGCTAACCTTATTATTCACCGCACTTTTTTCCACCTTACTTTTGATGTTCGCGCTTACGGTTTATGCTTCTTTTAGTAATAATAGAGAAGAAGAATATTATAAAAGACTAAAAAGCCAGGCGGTCACGAAGGCCGAGCTCCTACTGGAAGCGAAAGTTCCACCCGAGGTACTTCAGCTGATCTACAAAAGTTCCCCGAATTCGCTTTTCGAGGAGGAGATCGCCATCTACGACGAAAATTTGAAGCTACTGTACCATGACTCGGTGGAGTTGGACAAGGTTAAGGAGACGCCGTCCATGTTTCAGGATATCCTGGAACGAAGCGAAATCAAATTCTATACGAATAATCTTCAGGCGGTAGGATTGCTGCATATTCATGACGGGAAAAAATATATCATAACCGCTGCGGCTATAGACGGGTACGGGTTTGCAATTCTACAGAAGCTTAAATACAGACTGATCATAGCCTATATCGTTATGGTTGGTCTGACCTTAATTTTAGGCCGCTTATTCGCCAAGCAATCCTTAAATCCGGTGTCCAAGCTAGTCGGCAAAGTCGCGGAAATTACCGCCACGAGTCTTGATTCGAGAATCGTAGTCGGAAAAGGAAAGGATGAAATAACCGAACTGGGTCTCACCTTTAACGAAATGTTAGATCGGTTAGAAAAGTCGTTTAAGGCGCAAAAAGAATTCATCTCGAACATATCTCACGAATTGCGCACGCCTTTGTCTGCGATCGTTGCCGAGTTGGAATTATCGCAAAACAAGAGAAGGACCGTCGAGGAATATAGGAAAATCATAGGACTTACTTTATCCGATTCGAAAAAATTGGTTCGGCTAATAAGCGACTTACTTGATCTCGCAAAAACGAGTTACGATCCCTCCGCAATCAGTTTTAGGCGCGTTAGAATCGACGAAGTGCTATTGGATGCAAGATCCGAATTGATCGCCAAAAATAAGCATTATAACGTCGATTTGGTTTTTAGCGACGATTTCGAACAATCGGAGGCGCTTACTATAAGCGGGAACGAATATCTAATAAAATTAGCTTTCGTGAATATTATGGAGAATGGATGCAAATTCTCGCCGGACAATCGATCTCAAGTTTTCATTAAAATGGGCCAGGAGAATTCACTGATTCTTGAATTTAAGGATTGCGGGATCGGAATCGAAAAGGAGGACCTGCCGAGAGTCTTTAACTTCTTCTTTAGGGGTGGGAACGGAAAATATGCGGAAGGAAACGGAATCGGTTTATCTTTGACGCAAAACATCGTCTTGCTTCACAAAGGTTCGATCGACATTCAGTCGAAGCCTAAGGAAGGGACGTCCGTAAACCTGGAGTTCGATTTATCTTAA
- a CDS encoding SDR family NAD(P)-dependent oxidoreductase, translating to MNPSPFQGKKIFIAGGSAGIGKGLAMSFAKLGASVMIGARGESGLLKTLEELKDCGSSSAIFGHVIVDVSDSVKVGLAAEKVLDTLGGLDILICNTGYAQAGTVETLDESAFRRLMDVNFFGHVNLAKAFQSHFTRQRSGDIVFVSSMLAILSVYGYSAYSASKFAIVGFSQAFRQEMLLHNVRVKLFLPPTTDTPGLSKENEDKPPLCKEIEMGSALNATHSVDTVAKALIDWLPSRKFFGYATWDSWLQYFLARHFPELTLKIADGELRSAQSRLSKKT from the coding sequence ATGAATCCATCTCCGTTTCAGGGTAAAAAAATCTTTATCGCCGGCGGATCCGCCGGGATCGGAAAAGGTCTTGCTATGTCGTTCGCTAAATTAGGGGCAAGCGTAATGATCGGCGCGAGAGGAGAATCCGGCTTGCTGAAAACGCTCGAGGAATTGAAGGATTGCGGTAGTTCGTCGGCGATTTTCGGACATGTGATCGTAGACGTATCCGATTCGGTTAAAGTCGGTCTCGCCGCTGAGAAGGTACTGGATACCCTAGGCGGCCTCGACATTTTAATCTGCAATACCGGTTACGCTCAGGCGGGAACGGTGGAAACTTTGGACGAAAGCGCATTTCGCCGGCTGATGGATGTGAATTTTTTCGGGCATGTGAATTTAGCAAAAGCGTTTCAATCCCATTTCACTCGGCAGCGTTCGGGAGATATCGTGTTCGTTTCTTCTATGCTAGCGATCTTATCCGTTTACGGATACTCGGCTTATTCCGCGAGTAAATTCGCGATCGTAGGATTTTCACAGGCTTTTAGGCAAGAGATGCTGTTACATAACGTTCGAGTAAAACTGTTCCTACCGCCGACTACCGACACTCCCGGTCTGTCGAAAGAGAACGAAGATAAGCCTCCACTATGTAAAGAGATTGAAATGGGTTCCGCATTGAATGCGACTCATTCCGTGGATACTGTAGCTAAAGCCTTGATCGACTGGTTACCGTCCAGGAAATTTTTCGGATACGCTACCTGGGACTCCTGGCTTCAGTACTTCCTAGCCAGACATTTTCCCGAATTGACTCTAAAGATTGCGGATGGGGAGCTACGGTCTGCCCAATCGCGTCTTTCGAAAAAAACATAA
- a CDS encoding C45 family peptidase — MNQQQTHPLAVLQLKGTQEEMGRQFGEIMNVIGQFEPIFDFYPAMAQNLLLGSMPRGSRNALAKGVTSLFVKVLQGKMRKHRPLEFSKRTLAALAVAGQSSRIERELFTMDAFQNAVGLLGKIQILPELGHITGWGNSQLVPACTSVAVWGDQSRDGNLYHARNFDFPGVDVWDLRPIIVFCTPTNGLRYGYIACRGADVPGITAFNEAGLTIAFHTRFHRKIGFGGLGVIDFGHEIISEAKTIDEAARIARSHKINSTWGAIVTNHSEKGPKAAVIETNYGDVDVTYSNQGAESFVNTNHYLSSRLQHGELLAAPVFYHHSHSRYSRARQLLDEQKKKGTSVIDLQNLLNDSIDPTSGAQRVMGSTIRQITSVKSVIMSPEAEKIHISVGTAPTGNGPYIEIPIRWDSPGHKIINLPQKAQSQNGKADNSEPRIAVKHYKNAMLLNDIATSSDLDKVIEELQLAGRYAVNDPSLLFLEALLHLEKDRFRQGVQLLEEAIASESSSFRKQQAELWLARTLAASGKEKRSEHIYRKIQKGNDSAENFVWKKKAFTDNGSYSARKLRKVSPNFLLVDANEL, encoded by the coding sequence ATGAATCAGCAACAGACGCACCCACTGGCAGTTTTACAGCTCAAAGGAACCCAAGAGGAAATGGGCCGACAGTTCGGCGAAATCATGAACGTTATAGGTCAGTTCGAACCGATCTTCGATTTCTATCCTGCCATGGCTCAAAACTTGCTCTTAGGCAGTATGCCTAGGGGAAGTCGGAATGCCTTGGCTAAGGGAGTCACCTCTCTTTTCGTAAAAGTACTACAGGGCAAAATGAGGAAGCATAGACCCTTGGAATTCTCTAAACGGACCCTTGCCGCATTAGCGGTGGCCGGTCAATCTTCCCGAATCGAAAGAGAACTATTTACCATGGACGCATTTCAAAATGCTGTAGGTCTCTTGGGGAAAATTCAAATTCTTCCCGAGTTAGGCCACATCACCGGTTGGGGGAACTCGCAATTGGTTCCGGCATGCACGAGTGTTGCAGTTTGGGGAGACCAAAGCCGTGACGGAAATTTGTACCATGCCCGTAACTTCGATTTTCCCGGAGTCGATGTTTGGGACCTACGACCGATCATCGTGTTTTGTACTCCGACGAACGGCTTGCGATACGGTTACATCGCATGTCGGGGCGCGGATGTTCCGGGTATCACCGCGTTCAACGAAGCCGGTTTAACGATCGCGTTTCATACCAGATTCCATAGAAAAATCGGCTTTGGAGGATTAGGAGTAATCGACTTCGGTCATGAAATTATTTCCGAAGCCAAAACGATAGATGAGGCTGCAAGAATAGCAAGATCCCACAAAATTAATTCCACCTGGGGGGCAATAGTTACGAATCATTCGGAAAAAGGTCCTAAGGCTGCCGTGATAGAAACCAACTATGGGGATGTGGATGTAACGTATTCCAATCAAGGAGCCGAGAGTTTCGTGAATACGAATCATTATCTAAGCTCTCGACTACAGCACGGAGAATTGTTGGCGGCTCCGGTTTTTTACCATCACAGTCATAGTAGGTATAGTCGTGCACGACAACTCTTGGACGAGCAAAAGAAGAAAGGTACGAGCGTAATCGATCTGCAGAATTTGTTAAACGACTCAATCGATCCGACAAGCGGCGCTCAAAGGGTAATGGGTTCGACTATCAGACAGATTACTTCGGTAAAATCGGTCATCATGAGTCCGGAAGCCGAAAAAATCCATATTTCGGTGGGAACGGCGCCGACCGGCAACGGCCCGTATATTGAAATTCCGATTCGTTGGGACTCCCCCGGTCATAAAATCATAAACCTCCCTCAGAAAGCTCAATCACAGAACGGTAAGGCGGATAATTCGGAACCGAGAATAGCGGTTAAACATTATAAAAATGCTATGTTATTGAACGACATTGCGACTTCCTCCGACCTGGACAAAGTAATCGAGGAACTCCAATTGGCGGGTCGATACGCCGTAAATGATCCGTCTCTCTTGTTTTTGGAGGCATTACTGCATTTGGAAAAAGATCGGTTTAGACAAGGAGTGCAACTTTTGGAAGAAGCGATTGCCTCGGAATCGTCATCTTTTCGTAAACAGCAGGCGGAGCTCTGGCTTGCAAGAACCTTGGCCGCTTCCGGGAAAGAAAAGAGATCCGAACATATCTATCGTAAGATTCAGAAAGGAAACGACTCCGCCGAAAACTTCGTCTGGAAAAAAAAGGCCTTCACCGATAACGGAAGCTACTCCGCAAGAAAGCTAAGAAAAGTCTCTCCCAATTTTCTTTTAGTGGACGCAAACGAACTTTGA
- a CDS encoding helix-turn-helix domain-containing protein, producing MEFIHYGLKTMIYFGAGISFLYAFLEIVKRNSSSKLLVLVMFLTGTILIRYGWYSDSKHTENPYLFLFLHTSITLVGPLIYLYGSSRLHKSLDENVGLRNLAIKYGAHFFLPSFVAISEIFYFQKDSIELRYLVRQSAVQFDWDLIHFGTLIACVQVSVYSLFCLHIYHKISRRYEIYELKLVWIILLLPVIANSMIGPAFFLKNFLLFEIGAACISVIVLMMFVLKERYPSFFKEIDLVIQTAKYQNTSLLPKDIQQADERLKEILERQKFYRDSELRLTDLAAGLGLTVHQTSRYLNEIHKMSFYELINHYRVKEACRLLIANPKTSVLEIGFEVGFNSKSTFNSQFVKATGMSPALYRRKFNGVQTADV from the coding sequence ATGGAATTCATTCACTACGGCTTAAAAACGATGATCTACTTCGGAGCGGGGATTTCATTTCTCTATGCATTCCTCGAGATCGTTAAGCGAAACTCTTCCAGCAAATTATTAGTGTTAGTGATGTTTTTAACCGGAACAATTCTCATTCGGTACGGTTGGTACTCCGATTCGAAACATACGGAGAATCCGTATTTATTTCTATTTCTTCACACTAGCATAACTCTCGTCGGTCCTTTGATTTATCTTTACGGAAGTTCCCGCCTTCACAAATCCTTGGACGAAAACGTCGGCCTCCGAAATCTCGCGATTAAATACGGCGCTCATTTTTTTCTTCCTTCTTTCGTTGCCATTTCCGAAATTTTCTATTTTCAAAAGGATTCTATAGAATTGCGATACCTAGTTCGGCAAAGTGCGGTTCAATTCGATTGGGATTTAATACATTTCGGGACGCTAATCGCCTGTGTTCAAGTCTCCGTGTATTCTTTATTCTGCTTACATATCTATCATAAGATAAGCCGTAGATACGAGATTTACGAGCTTAAGTTGGTTTGGATTATTCTTCTCTTACCGGTGATTGCTAATAGCATGATCGGACCTGCTTTCTTTTTAAAGAATTTTCTTTTATTCGAAATCGGAGCCGCCTGTATAAGTGTAATCGTTCTGATGATGTTCGTTTTGAAGGAAAGATACCCTAGCTTTTTTAAGGAAATCGATCTGGTCATTCAAACCGCCAAATACCAAAATACCAGCCTTCTTCCGAAAGATATTCAACAAGCGGACGAAAGGCTGAAAGAAATATTGGAACGGCAAAAATTCTATCGTGATAGCGAACTTCGCCTAACGGACTTAGCTGCGGGTCTGGGGTTGACGGTTCACCAAACTTCTCGCTATTTGAACGAAATCCATAAAATGAGTTTTTACGAATTAATAAACCATTATAGAGTCAAGGAAGCCTGCAGACTTTTAATCGCCAATCCTAAAACATCGGTGTTGGAGATCGGTTTTGAAGTAGGCTTTAATTCTAAATCTACCTTTAACTCCCAATTCGTAAAAGCAACTGGAATGTCCCCGGCGTTATACAGAAGAAAATTTAACGGAGTCCAAACCGCAGACGTTTGA
- a CDS encoding response regulator transcription factor, with the protein MKILIIEDDVRMADLIKRGLEEEGFEVSVAYDGNMGRKLSLNYEFDLIITDIVLPVFSGLELCKEIRNIKPYIPIIMLTALGATDDKVEAFDAGADDYLVKPFDFRELHVRIRTLLKRANASGSGQGFLLRFSDLVMNMQTKTVSRAGVEIELTPKEFKFLEYLVRNSGRVLSRREIAEKVWGTNFDTGTNFIDVYINYLRKKIDRDFSTKLIHTKSGMGFILKEGP; encoded by the coding sequence ATGAAAATCCTCATCATCGAAGACGATGTTCGAATGGCCGATCTTATTAAAAGAGGATTGGAAGAGGAAGGCTTTGAAGTTTCGGTCGCATACGACGGCAATATGGGCAGAAAGTTGTCCTTAAATTACGAATTCGATTTAATTATCACCGATATAGTTCTCCCGGTTTTTAGCGGATTAGAATTATGCAAAGAGATCAGAAATATAAAACCGTATATTCCGATCATCATGCTGACCGCTCTCGGTGCGACGGACGATAAGGTGGAAGCTTTCGACGCCGGAGCCGACGACTATCTAGTAAAGCCCTTCGATTTCAGGGAGCTTCATGTGCGAATTCGGACCCTGCTAAAAAGGGCGAATGCGAGCGGTAGTGGTCAGGGATTTTTGCTAAGATTCTCCGATTTAGTAATGAATATGCAGACAAAGACGGTTTCCCGTGCCGGAGTGGAGATCGAATTGACTCCGAAAGAGTTTAAGTTTTTGGAATACTTAGTGAGAAATAGCGGTCGAGTTTTGTCCAGGCGGGAAATAGCGGAAAAGGTTTGGGGCACGAATTTCGATACGGGCACGAATTTTATAGACGTATATATAAATTACTTACGAAAGAAAATAGACAGAGACTTTTCCACGAAACTGATACATACTAAATCCGGAATGGGTTTTATACTAAAAGAAGGCCCGTGA
- a CDS encoding ABC transporter permease, producing MPLFFVSNAIYPIEIMSDWLKVISHVNSLTYVIDALRSSMPDFPLNFGVPFISSFLVVLIGGRLYKRVGA from the coding sequence ATGCCCTTATTTTTTGTCAGTAACGCAATCTATCCGATTGAAATCATGTCCGATTGGCTTAAAGTAATCTCCCATGTGAATTCTCTTACTTACGTGATCGATGCTCTTCGTTCCTCAATGCCGGACTTTCCCTTAAATTTCGGAGTTCCGTTTATCTCCTCGTTTTTGGTAGTTCTTATCGGCGGGAGATTATACAAAAGGGTGGGGGCATAA
- a CDS encoding efflux RND transporter periplasmic adaptor subunit: MKKLLILVLLPSLLNSANCKKKITDSEPIEDFRIEGDYFIIPENSPLRSKIHIGEVHLKDFVKEIQAPASVEANSTKMVKVTPPLVGRIVTLYVKLGEPVSPGKILFSIDTPELAQAQKDYLSAKAQLLQAEIDLTRQTDLLTHGVGMQKEVQQAKTNYEVIKSQLNQSEIRLKMYKIDPEHTALGEPLKVYSPIKGRIVSMNIAPGEFHNDANETLITIADLSSVWITANVQEKDIRFVNAGDSCFARVSAYPEENFNGKVLFMDDILDSESRTVKVRVEFQNPERKLKPGMFATVIFQSKPKKSILIPSKALIQEGDKKFVFVKKSEKSYEKREVKTDDTESLTEDAVIIDGLIVGDRIITDGSFYLLKVK, translated from the coding sequence ATGAAGAAACTATTAATTTTAGTCTTACTCCCGTCTTTGCTAAACTCGGCAAACTGCAAAAAGAAAATCACCGACTCGGAACCGATCGAAGATTTTAGAATCGAAGGCGATTATTTTATCATTCCTGAAAATTCTCCTCTCCGGAGTAAAATTCACATAGGGGAGGTTCATCTGAAGGATTTTGTAAAGGAAATTCAGGCACCGGCCTCCGTCGAGGCGAATTCGACTAAGATGGTCAAGGTGACTCCTCCTTTGGTCGGAAGAATCGTTACGCTCTATGTAAAGTTAGGAGAGCCTGTCTCGCCGGGTAAGATTTTATTCAGCATCGACACTCCCGAATTGGCCCAAGCCCAAAAAGATTATTTGAGCGCCAAAGCCCAGCTACTGCAGGCGGAAATAGATTTAACAAGACAAACCGATCTGCTAACGCATGGAGTCGGAATGCAAAAGGAAGTTCAACAGGCCAAAACGAATTACGAGGTGATCAAGAGCCAGTTGAATCAGTCGGAAATAAGATTAAAAATGTATAAAATAGATCCGGAACATACCGCCCTCGGAGAACCACTAAAGGTCTATTCCCCGATAAAAGGAAGAATCGTGTCGATGAATATCGCGCCCGGAGAATTTCATAACGATGCGAACGAGACCTTGATCACGATAGCCGATTTATCTAGCGTTTGGATAACGGCGAACGTTCAGGAAAAGGATATCAGATTCGTGAATGCAGGAGATTCCTGTTTCGCGAGGGTTTCGGCCTATCCGGAAGAGAATTTCAACGGAAAAGTCCTATTCATGGACGATATTCTGGACTCGGAAAGCCGGACCGTAAAAGTCCGTGTGGAATTCCAAAATCCCGAAAGGAAACTGAAACCGGGAATGTTTGCCACCGTCATATTCCAATCGAAACCGAAGAAAAGTATATTAATTCCTTCTAAAGCTCTAATACAGGAAGGGGATAAAAAATTCGTGTTCGTCAAAAAGTCGGAAAAAAGTTACGAGAAGCGCGAAGTCAAGACCGATGACACCGAATCCCTGACGGAAGACGCGGTGATAATAGACGGCTTAATCGTGGGCGACCGTATCATTACGGACGGAAGTTTTTATCTATTGAAAGTGAAATAG
- a CDS encoding IS66 family transposase translates to MRKQKLHSLCLFSKIQKIREEKSKPILDDLKTFLDSAYSQVLPKSPIGEAIRYTLNEWERLTIYLSHGEFYIDNNLVENGIRPFVIGRKNWLFSGSPDGAEASTFFFSIVQTAIANKRDPYAVLRTLFEGVPASHSTQDFESLFSNAMGWG, encoded by the coding sequence TTATTTTCAAAGATTCAAAAAATCAGGGAAGAAAAATCAAAACCTATTTTGGATGATTTAAAAACATTCTTAGACAGTGCCTATTCTCAAGTCCTTCCAAAGAGTCCGATCGGCGAGGCAATTCGCTATACCTTAAACGAATGGGAGCGATTGACGATTTATCTTTCTCATGGAGAATTTTATATCGATAACAATCTTGTCGAAAATGGAATTCGGCCCTTCGTAATCGGACGAAAGAATTGGCTATTCTCAGGCAGCCCTGACGGAGCTGAGGCCAGCACTTTCTTTTTTTCTATCGTTCAAACCGCTATCGCTAACAAAAGAGATCCCTATGCCGTCCTTCGTACTCTTTTCGAAGGGGTGCCTGCCTCCCATTCAACACAAGATTTTGAAAGTCTTTTTTCAAACGCTATGGGATGGGGTTAA